A stretch of DNA from Montipora foliosa isolate CH-2021 chromosome 4, ASM3666993v2, whole genome shotgun sequence:
cgtaaccatatcacgggctcaagtttagagctcatccaggaggcaatactccatttgacactaactagattacagcatacatctttgatattgcacatcaatgttatggtcaattaacacctgtcaaaacaaggtatccgctgaccagtatcacgtgaccatatagcgggctcaagatagaccttatcgaggtcagctgttttttttgaagttcaccgctgcccagggactggttgttgattggatcgcaggctcaagccatcagacacacacacacacttgatcgaggcttaattttcgcgctctttctgtggctcgacgcggctacgcagccatgctacgtcagcaaagctcttgacagtcgatgcttttcgtgttcaggtacggtttggaaaatatatttttcttgcatttttcgctggtttcagtccaggtttaacataatatagctgtggtcaggaaacactggtggctacgtagttattcaagtcaagcattggagcgatataaacttaaagctgagtgtttatttttaatttgttttgggctgctttttgctctgaattgcagtttttggtatgtgtacTGTACATTAATTAAGCTTTCAACGTGAGACTTTTTTCCTACTAGAAATGATACAACAACACTAGTTCATTGACACCGTTATGAAAtacgaataattaacaacaCTGAACTATGGAACTTGTGAAGAGAACAGGAAGAATGATAGGAAAAAAAGACGAATGGAGACTATACATAATTAATGTGAAAGCGAGAAAACATAATTCCTGAAAGGTTAAATGAACTACTCCCAGCTCCTCCATTTTTCCAATTTTCATCTAAATTCATTCGTATTACTTCAATATCAGATAAATCTAAAGCAAATGTAAATGCTTTACCATTTTTCTTGCTTCCTCTaagtttttaaattgaatttatcTAAAAGAACTATACCTTTTCGTTTTAAAATGTTGTTTCTTACTTATAAGTAAaggctttttaaaacaaattgaggtAAAAATTACCGGGAAAAAtgcgcgacgtttcgaccgaacttcggtcattatcaagcttaaaagtgaagataaaatttttgcatacacataaatataaaattaagaagtaaaagtatgtaaagtatgaaaatgtacaaaagggGGTGTTAAAAACATGCTAGAATAAAAATGGATTAAGACACTTTcgcacgaattgagtctgactgtacattcACGCTTGGTCTcagttcattaattaaaaacatttcataaatgagacagtcaaacttgCTCTTGCACTTTTTTAAGATGGGAAAATTCCTCGTAAGGTCATTGGGCACATAGGAATGTTCCACACGGAAATGCTTTCCAATGGAGGAAGACGCATTCTTGTGCTCGTCAACGCGTTGATGCAAATGCCGCCGTGTGTAaccaacataacctgcatcacacaggtcacatttaaattgataaacaagggattgttgGTTGACAATGGGAGGCTTGACTTCGCGCGGTTTCAGATGCTGTTTAATCTTGTGGCTAACAAACACGGGCCGGACGGTCACTTGAATTTTCTGGCTCAGATCTCGAAGTTGTGCTCTTACAATATCGGCTGAGGAGTGGTCCTTAAATGGCAGAACCACGGGAACCGCTTTTAATTCGTTGTTAACAGCTGGTAACTCGAGAACAGGTTGATCAGAAGCTTTGACTGCAATAAAGCGCGAGATGGTGGAATTAATTAACCTGTCTGGATAGCTAAGACGAGAAAACACCATTTTGAGCCGATCACATTCATCGGAAAAGTATGACCAGTTAGATGAGAGGCGGAAGGCACGATCAAGCATAGTTTTCAATAAGCCGCGCTTGTAGCGATCATCAACATGGTTCTTGTAATGCAGCAAAAGGCCAGTGTTGGTAGGTTTGACATACACTTTGGTTTGGATTTGTGTAGATTTGTTAAGGAGATGTGTGCCAAGAAACGGAAGCATTCCATTATTCTCAATCTCCATAGTGAACTTAACCGAGGGGTGGCAGTTGTTAAGAGTCTTgaggaataggccatttccgagttcatgcctgcgtcctcttcaaagcgagtctaagtgcaaagtttttgttatgaaaattagttttcattcatatgtaaaatatgtaaagtagaactaattacgatcacaaaaacttcgcacttagactcgctttgaagaggagacatacgtgaactcggaaatggcctattcattaGCTGATGCTATATTTGGCACAATAGTTAACTTGTAATCCACATATCTCCTGTAGTATGCGGGCATCTTGCCATCGCGCTCGAGCGTTTCTTCTATGCTGCACATAAAAACGTTCGCCAATAAGGGTCCGAGCGGGGAGCCCATAGCGACACCATTTGTCTGCTCATAGAGTTGACCGTTGAACAGAAAAAGTTGGTCCTTCGTTGCGCCTCTTAAGAGAAGCAATTTATACAACAATCAACTCGCCACTAACAGTATTAATTCCCATTTCATTATTTAAACCAGCATAAATAGAATAATTGTGACAGGCGGCTTGACTTAGTCTATAAAGAaactataattttttttggttcatTTATTAAATCTAGTTTATTTTCActtaaataaaagtaaataatagGATATAACTTAACAAAATTATTGATACTTGTGACCCGGCATAAATAAATCATTAAATATTCTTACTTTATTATCTGATTCATAATCATTTGCTGGATAATATTCATTTCCATATTGTAATCTGCAAGATGTAAATCTTaaattagaaaaagtgttaaaaatataaGGGCTTTGTGgatcattattatttacatCGGTATTtggtaaaaatataaaaacgtTCTTTGGGTGTTTTTCATCTGGTGATACTTACAAGTCACCTCatgcaacatttcttgcagACGAAGATGAAACTTTTTCGTGAAGAAATGCTATCTTTTTTAGTTTCAAAAAATTACTATTAACACATGATTGTTCTTTTGATGTAAATTTGAACAATGGCATCCATGGTTCAGTTTTAGGAGGCAGCttggtccagtggttagagtCTTTGGATTTGCCAGAGGCTGTCCTGGGTTCAAACCCGTTCTAACCTCtagtttcgttttttttcctgGTTGTCCTGGAGTCAACTATACCGCGCTCTGTAAATAGCCCACTGATTGCCTCCTGTCATCCCGCCAGTtagggttcttaatcatgtttctgttaagtttgaattgtttctttcagattattaaaagggaagtgcctgtgaactagcttgatagctaagtgcacttgcACTATAAACagagcatttacattttttacagATTTTCGTACAACAACTCTTTTATCATCTTGTGCAGCTGCTTGATAAATTAATTCATTATCATCTtgaaattcaataaaaaaatcaagattcATTGGTGGATGTAATTGATATTCTTAAGTTTCAAAAGCAGAGTAACGATTTAATGGCATTATTGTGTCAAACGTCTTTGTTAATCTTGGATCACCATTACAAGTACCAACTGTTAATGCTGCTCTTTGTTTTATTCCTGaattattatttaaaacttTACTATTAGTTTATCAAGATACCGAAATTCATTATTTGTAACTGATTCAgcatattcttttttttaaaatacgtTTGTCTACATTATCAACAACATAGAGTTCTCTTGCATTTGATTTCAGAGCAATTTTATTAATAAGTGAAAAGGAACCATTCATTGGAGTGGCAGGAGAATCATCAGCAAGACCAGCCCCGTTTGCTTTTGCTTCAAAAGTATAGTTAACTCGAAAATACTCATTATACCAATCATACCAATCGTTtcttttgttaattgaaaaCCTATAACCAGATTTTTCTTGTAGTTGATTATTCTTTGGTAAAGTAATTGGTGTATCAAGAATATTAAAATTaagcctctttttttttctttttttttcttaaaaatttctgtttttttttttctgaaaaaaggaagaaagaaagaaaaactgtttttgaaaatcaatttacaggtgaaaaaaaatcgaaaacttctgtaaaaagtaaaaagaaataactttaaaaaagtgGAAACTTAAAAAGTTTCAACCTCCTCTGAAAAATCTAACAGGTAAGTTTTTAAACgatataataaaaagagaaaaatgtttagaaattcagaattattataaaaaactaCTTATAATAAAATCAACCATATCaactttattattttgtctATCTGTTACCCTTACATTAATTAAAACGTTTTTCTTATTACATTTAACAAACTtaatcattttgttttaatttgaaaTGGGTAAGTATAAATTAATTACTTTTTGAAAATGAATAACTTACATCATTTTGTCGTTGATTAAAGGTTATTTTATTAAAAGCAATATCACAGTGAATATAAATTGTATCAGCATCTCTTGTAATGTTTGGCAAACTTTCTGatacattattttgtttgtcaAATACGTTCTTTTAAAAACCAAGAAGATGTGGAAATTTACCATTACTTAAATCAATTTCGTAATTACTATCAAAACAAATAACAGTTTTATAAATATTGGTGTTAAAATAAGTTCCATAAAGTGTTTTGTTTACCATCAGATTGTAAAAGGCTCATGTGTGATTGAAGATTGCTGTTTACAGAATCCTAATCATACATTCCATCCAGTAAAGTtattgttttccaaaatttatcagtctttttaatttcttcaattttaatGAATTAACACGTACATCATACCACGAATAAAACTCTACAAGGGAATAGAAAAACATTTGCGAGCCGTTGGAGTCGTGATTGGCTTTCAACATCAACCGCACTGTCGCATTCAAAAACCGCATGACACATGACACACATAGAAACTTGCCGCCCAGTTTCACATCACGACATTGAAACATAAACGAAATGGGACAACAGGACGTTGAAGTAGTTTCAAATGAACAATACGGAAAAAGACGGTGTTTATAGTCCTCTAACAACCTTGCTACTAATGATCTTTTCGATCCTTATTTCGATGATGAAATTAGCGAGGAGAACTGAGCAGATTCGGCCATGTCTACAAGTAGCCCAGCGACGAATGACCTACGGTTGAAGCCACACTGAGTCAACGAAAACGGTGAGTGATCTCATTCCAAATACCAGTAAACGTTTTGAGACACCATTTGAAGACCACGAGAGAGACTACCCTTataaaattaaccgtggaacCAATTCATGGCGTTAATTCTTTGCGGAGTGAACGTAATGATATCGGTTGAATGTGTTCCCCTTGGAGATTGGAATCAGAGACGGAAGATGGCATGGCAAGTAAATGTTTAATTAACCTTAAATTTTGATGTTGGCAATTTTCATGGTCGTTTTGAATTAAGTTGGAGATTTCCATGGGCGTGCCTCTCGCAAATTTGACTTTGGAAATTTCCGTGGTCATTTTGTGGTCATttttaaaccttaaataacCTACTTTGTGCCAAAATTCTTAGTTTTCTTGGCACATTTTAATCGGAAATATCaacattttgccaaaaattaacgTTATTGAATATCCCCGTTGGTTTTAGACAAACCTTTATATAAGAACCCTTCttgggagtaactgcagaatattaccctgccactcgaacaaAGTTATGCCAagccggctacgcggtacgcagaaactaataaattcaagtggaagtatgtaatttattcaagtaACAATCAACTGTGAATTGAAAATGGCTATCTTAGAAGCTGGCTGCGTAGTACGCGGTAAGCATTGAGATAATCAATTCAAAATTGAAGTCTATCTTAGAAACTGGCTACGCTGTACACGGAAGATAATCAATTCAAGATGGAAGGCTATCTTAGAAggtggctacgcggtacgcagtgaGATAATCTCGTGAACGTGTaattaaccaaaccgtaaattgaaagctaaaatgttaaaaaagtgcttagcctaatcactgaaacgatcgcttaggcttaatcagtaaacgcgTGCTATTTTGttggctagattgcagaatacccggcccacaaAATATCTAACTTGAAAACTGCTCCTGCAGTGCCGCCGTCGTATTGTATTGCTGCGCCCGCAGTCCCACAGCCCCGTAGTCGTTAGTCACGGTTGAAATGATAATCAGTCGTGTTGCAATGCTGCTTCCGCAGTCCCGCAGGCTCGTAGTCGCCAAAATGAAATACAACTCCGTTGCTTAATCGAGCGCATCGATGCCTCGTTTGttacaacgacaacaacaacaacaaaacaaaatacattacttgtaaacagagttaactgaatagagtgtaatgtgaagtgctagatttcaatcccatatgaaccatgtgagcgttagccctacagatggaaatgggcccacacaaggacagagaaaaactctgaccagggtgggaattgaacccacgaccttcgggttagatctccgccgctctaccgactgagctacgaggtcagacgggagcaggccgtgggaagtgaagatgttaaagtcacggcaatgaacatgtacaagtacaaggaaaggttacgtttatacaaacgttggccgtgtagccgtgttcaattcccaccctggtcagagtttttctctgtccttgtgtgggcccatttccatctgtagggctaacgctcacatgattcatatgggattgaaatctagcacttcacattacgctctattcagttaactctgtttaaaatataagtgctacacggccaacgtttgtataaacgtaacctttccttgtacttgtacattaCTTGTACCCTTTCTTTAATTTGTCGCGCCAAATATCCTATTTTTGTGAATCATATGATCGCAAACACTTTTTCTAACACCCAAGGTATTCTACTAGCGCGCTTCGCATGAAAATACCTCGTTCTATAATCCATAATCGTTCTATAATCGTTTTATAATCCAAATAATTGCGAGTTCAAACATTGACGCACAATCAGTCGCTTAATATCTTCACCAACTTTTGTAAGATACCCGGGAACAGGTAAATGTATCGTGACTTCACTTGAAAATTCTTTCACTCTACTTGATACATTGGCCAACCCTTCCTAAAAAAATTTCATATGTGGTTCAATTTTTGATACCACCGTTTTTTGTTAATCTTTTCAGGATAATCGTCCGCAATTCGGCATGCCACCCAAGACCCGTTAGAACACTTAGAGTTAACTTCTTCAATTATCAGTAAACAACGTCCTCAGGATTGGTGAAACTGCTGGCAAATGAACATCAAGGATTCATTCTCTCCCCTGATGTCTTTGACATTCTTAACAAGTTAATGAAGTCGGACGAGGATAACGCCACTGGGCACGTTCAGCTGTTATGCAAGTTGTTCTCCGGTGAACAAAGTTCATACCACTATTCGACTGAGGAGAGCAGAGTCATCCCATTGCTCAACGTGGCGAGACTGATCGCAAAAATGGACCATGGACATGGTCTGTTTGCCATTCCACTAACGTTCAGGCCGACACTCACAGAAATGGAGACGGCTGCTAACCACTGTCAACTGAGGTAATACAAGACTTCAATGAAAGTTTCAAGAACATCTACGACAATGGTCAACTTCACTTCACCTTCGAGCCTAACGCACAGCAGCTCCTTAGGGACAACATCGATCAGTTTGTCGCAGAGGTTAACGAAGGCATCCGAGACGGCAAAGTCTCCCCAAAGTCCAAAATGCCGGAGCTGGTTCTAAGAGTCGCGGCAGCaatgcatgtttttaatcaCACCATGACTGAACTTCTCACCGGAGTTCCAGCTTCTGCCCCACCAACTGAAATTTAAAAATCTACACTGGAAAATGCAACTGAATTTGTTCACCATCTGGAGAGCCAGAAGGAAATTCTGTGTCAAGTAAGTAACACTGGAACAGTTTCTGCAATCCGTTAATTACTCTTCGAAATTGACACTAATTCCTGTTTTACAG
This window harbors:
- the LOC137998832 gene encoding uncharacterized protein — translated: MGSPLGPLLANVFMCSIEETLERDGKMPAYYRRYVDYKLTIVPNIASANEFLKTLNNCHPSVKFTMEIENNGMLPFLGTHLLNKSTQIQTKVYVKPTNTGLLLHYKNHVDDRYKRGLLKTMLDRAFRLSSNWSYFSDECDRLKMVFSRLSYPDRLINSTISRFIAVKASDQPVLELPAVNNELKAVPVVLPFKDHSSADIVRAQLRDLSQKIQVTVRPVFVSHKIKQHLKPREVKPPIVNQQSLVYQFKCDLCDAGYVGYTRRHLHQRVDEHKNASSSIGKHFRVEHSYVPNDLTRNFPILKKCKSKFDCLIYEMFLINELRPSVNVQSDSIRAKVS